The Mesorhizobium sp. B1-1-8 genome contains a region encoding:
- a CDS encoding NAD-dependent epimerase/dehydratase family protein — MILLTGATGFIGRHVVNALRATGTPVLAVVRDARRASALLGNDGLDWVECDLQTDPGPAVARSRECQRIIHLAWSGLPNYQGSFHLTTNLGADLKFLSAVAAEGVSQILVTGTCLEYGVQNGPLREDDRTFPSTPYGLAKDTLRKSLEYLALERGFVVQWVRLFYTFGQGQNPRSLLAQLDAAIDRGDASFDMSGGEQLRDYLPAPEIGRIVAGLLDTPSCAGIINCSSGQPVSIRRLVEQWRMDRKSDIRFNFGHYSYPDYEPMAFWGIPEKLRAHGLL; from the coding sequence ATGATCCTGCTGACCGGAGCAACTGGTTTCATCGGCCGCCATGTGGTGAATGCGCTGCGGGCCACCGGCACGCCGGTCCTGGCTGTGGTGCGGGATGCCCGTCGGGCCAGCGCGTTGCTGGGCAACGACGGCCTCGACTGGGTCGAGTGCGACTTGCAGACCGATCCGGGTCCAGCCGTAGCGCGGTCGCGCGAATGCCAGCGGATCATCCACCTGGCCTGGTCTGGCCTGCCTAATTACCAGGGGAGCTTCCACCTAACGACAAACCTTGGCGCCGACCTCAAATTCCTCTCCGCAGTTGCAGCGGAAGGGGTCTCGCAGATTCTGGTCACCGGCACCTGTCTTGAGTATGGAGTACAGAACGGCCCGCTAAGAGAAGATGACCGGACATTTCCATCTACCCCCTACGGATTGGCAAAGGATACATTGCGGAAGTCCTTGGAATATCTGGCCCTTGAGCGAGGATTCGTGGTCCAGTGGGTCCGGCTGTTCTATACATTTGGTCAGGGGCAGAACCCGCGCAGCTTACTGGCGCAACTCGATGCCGCCATCGATCGAGGCGACGCCAGCTTCGACATGTCCGGCGGAGAACAGCTTCGCGACTACCTGCCCGCCCCTGAGATCGGACGGATCGTAGCAGGCCTCCTCGATACGCCGTCCTGCGCCGGGATAATCAATTGCTCCAGCGGTCAGCCGGTTTCAATTCGGCGGCTGGTCGAGCAGTGGCGGATGGACCGCAAAAGCGACATCCGCTTCAATTTCGGACATTATTCCTATCCCGACTATGAACCAATGGCATTCTGGGGCATCCCGGAAAAACTACGGGCTCATGGTCTATTGTGA
- a CDS encoding NAD-dependent epimerase/dehydratase family protein translates to MKVLVTGATGFIGRQVVARLHGTGFDVRIATRRPEKLATAEDAVLLPGVDAPDDAFLAMMSDVAHVIHCAALNNDHDAGEADYRAANATLTTRLAKAAAARTGGRFVYLSSIRAVAGPGFSGTIDEATPPAPQNAYGRSKREGEVGVSAAYAPANRQDATALRLPPVYGEGMKGNMAALMRLADTALPLPTSAFAGVRSLISSDAAAGAVLHLLTRPGPLHPAYVAGSAAPLAMCEIIAAFRHGFGRPARLFPMPPRPLRLTAALLGKGASWQALTATQICDPALLMSEGWMPETDTIERLRELARRSSAQAG, encoded by the coding sequence ATGAAGGTCCTGGTCACCGGCGCGACAGGTTTCATCGGGCGCCAGGTCGTCGCCCGGTTGCACGGGACCGGGTTCGATGTGAGGATCGCAACGCGCCGGCCGGAAAAGCTGGCGACCGCAGAGGACGCGGTGCTGCTGCCCGGCGTCGATGCGCCGGACGACGCCTTCCTGGCAATGATGAGCGACGTGGCGCATGTCATTCACTGCGCAGCGCTCAACAACGACCATGATGCCGGCGAGGCCGACTACCGGGCCGCCAACGCGACGCTGACTACCCGGCTGGCCAAAGCAGCAGCCGCACGCACCGGTGGGCGTTTCGTCTACCTTTCCTCGATCCGCGCGGTCGCTGGTCCCGGCTTCAGCGGCACCATCGACGAAGCGACGCCCCCGGCCCCCCAAAATGCCTATGGCCGCTCCAAGCGTGAAGGCGAGGTCGGAGTGTCCGCGGCCTATGCGCCTGCCAACCGGCAAGATGCGACGGCGTTACGTCTGCCGCCCGTGTATGGCGAAGGCATGAAGGGAAACATGGCCGCGCTGATGCGGCTCGCCGATACCGCCCTGCCGCTGCCGACCAGCGCGTTCGCTGGCGTCCGTTCGCTGATTTCGTCCGACGCGGCGGCAGGTGCGGTGCTGCACCTTCTGACCCGTCCCGGACCGCTTCACCCGGCCTATGTCGCGGGCAGCGCCGCGCCGCTCGCGATGTGCGAAATCATCGCCGCGTTCCGGCACGGTTTCGGCCGCCCGGCGCGGCTTTTTCCCATGCCGCCGCGGCCGCTGCGGCTGACGGCGGCGCTGCTTGGCAAAGGCGCGTCCTGGCAAGCCTTGACTGCGACGCAGATCTGCGATCCGGCGCTGCTTATGTCGGAAGGCTGGATGCCGGAGACCGACACGATCGAGCGGCTTCGCGAACTGGCGCGCCGAAGCTCCGCTCAGGCTGGGTAG
- a CDS encoding sugar transferase, with translation MLVVASPMLLAAMLAILATSAGPAIFSQARVGRGGVLFACHKLRTMYLGTPSLPTHEVPEDSVTAVGKVLRRTKIDELPQLWNVLKGEMSLVGPRPCLPMQTELIERRTELGVLGALPGMTGLAQIKGIDMSDPKLCAETDAAYLKAASVALDVTILLGTLYPA, from the coding sequence ATGCTGGTGGTGGCGTCGCCTATGCTGCTTGCCGCCATGCTCGCGATCCTTGCGACGTCGGCCGGACCCGCCATCTTTTCTCAAGCTCGGGTCGGGCGGGGAGGCGTCCTCTTTGCCTGCCACAAGCTGCGCACGATGTATCTGGGAACGCCGTCGCTGCCTACCCACGAGGTGCCGGAGGACTCGGTCACCGCCGTCGGCAAGGTGCTGCGCAGGACCAAGATCGACGAGTTGCCGCAGCTCTGGAACGTGCTCAAGGGCGAGATGAGCCTGGTCGGGCCGCGTCCGTGCCTGCCGATGCAGACGGAACTTATCGAACGGCGTACCGAACTGGGTGTGCTGGGAGCGCTTCCGGGCATGACCGGGCTCGCGCAGATCAAGGGCATCGACATGTCCGATCCGAAACTCTGCGCCGAGACCGATGCCGCCTATCTCAAAGCTGCCTCGGTCGCTCTCGATGTCACGATCTTGCTGGGGACCCTCTACCCAGCCTGA
- a CDS encoding nucleoside-diphosphate sugar epimerase/dehydratase, which yields MTLYVEAVSGLRPRMRQAIIMVQDLVMVLVAVALSLTLSQSRLSFDAFSYGGLACWALIVLLAHLLFRYCGLYNTVWRFASTPDFFNILKSCGILTVVLYLSSLAFRSFQPVAGLNERQFIVFFLVSFTIISAPRLYYRFLRDGASWRILRRAAGDASIKQALFIGRLSQADVIVRFTRTAVPAEYAIAGIMATEADAPLGMQIQGVPVVAVRPRLVEVLEDFVNGTANLDLLIFGKGAERDIEDYAELVRVARHSGIAVVQFSGLSELGQGGKLVLDAVEMETIMRRSAVTTDIGRIGAFIGGKRVLVTGGAGSIGRVLVKRALELGAAAVLVADISEFGIFQLDQLIDENDRDRLTSRIVDVTDRRHMMRLVGDFQPSIIFHAAALKHVPLLEENWEAAIETNIFGTLACAEVAAKCGVPQFLLVSSDKAVDPSSMLGVTKRAAEQIVSSLHETHAASSGPYTGAANGHDAVGRHPGTKFIAVRFGNVFGSNGSVATIFQAQIEAGGPVTITDRRMTRYFMTVAEAVDLVIMSAADAQQRQGEDYAIYMLDMGKPVPILEVAETMIRMAGKSPHTDIPIRFTGIRPGEKLHEALHGEDEEIVKLDTAKVFGLRTDVVKWPKIQAALAALQAAMRDQDKAAALAVLAGLHQPEEDADLARAQAGPKTAEQTG from the coding sequence ATGACCTTATATGTAGAAGCCGTATCGGGTCTCAGACCCAGGATGCGGCAAGCCATCATCATGGTCCAGGATCTCGTCATGGTCCTGGTGGCGGTGGCGCTTAGCCTGACCCTGTCGCAGTCGCGGCTTTCGTTCGACGCGTTCTCCTATGGCGGGCTGGCCTGCTGGGCGCTCATCGTGCTGCTCGCCCATCTGTTGTTTCGCTATTGCGGCCTCTACAACACCGTATGGCGCTTTGCGTCCACGCCCGATTTCTTCAACATCCTGAAGAGTTGCGGCATCCTGACGGTGGTTCTCTATCTGTCTTCGCTCGCATTCCGCTCCTTTCAGCCCGTTGCCGGCCTCAACGAGCGCCAGTTCATCGTCTTTTTCCTGGTCTCCTTCACCATCATTTCCGCGCCGAGGCTTTACTACCGGTTCCTGCGCGATGGCGCGAGCTGGCGCATTCTGCGCCGCGCTGCCGGCGACGCTTCCATCAAGCAGGCGCTGTTCATCGGCCGGCTGAGCCAGGCCGACGTCATCGTCCGCTTCACCCGCACCGCCGTGCCGGCGGAATATGCCATCGCCGGCATCATGGCGACCGAGGCCGATGCGCCGCTCGGCATGCAGATCCAGGGCGTCCCCGTGGTGGCGGTCCGTCCGCGCCTGGTCGAGGTGCTGGAGGATTTCGTCAACGGCACGGCCAATCTCGACCTTCTGATCTTCGGCAAGGGCGCCGAGCGCGATATCGAGGACTATGCCGAACTGGTGCGCGTCGCCCGCCATAGCGGCATCGCCGTCGTCCAGTTCTCCGGCCTTTCGGAGCTGGGGCAGGGCGGCAAGCTGGTTCTCGACGCCGTCGAAATGGAAACCATCATGCGCCGTTCGGCGGTTACCACCGACATCGGGCGCATCGGCGCCTTTATCGGCGGCAAGCGCGTGCTGGTGACCGGCGGCGCCGGCTCCATCGGCCGCGTTCTGGTCAAGCGCGCGCTGGAGCTCGGCGCCGCGGCGGTGCTGGTAGCCGACATTTCCGAATTCGGCATTTTCCAGCTCGACCAATTGATCGACGAGAACGATCGCGATCGGCTGACGAGCCGCATCGTCGACGTCACCGACCGGCGCCACATGATGCGCCTCGTCGGCGACTTCCAACCATCGATCATCTTTCATGCGGCAGCGCTGAAACACGTGCCGCTGCTCGAGGAAAACTGGGAAGCGGCGATTGAGACCAACATCTTCGGCACGCTCGCCTGCGCCGAGGTCGCCGCGAAATGCGGGGTGCCGCAGTTCCTGCTCGTCTCCAGCGACAAGGCCGTCGACCCGTCTTCCATGCTCGGGGTCACCAAGCGGGCAGCCGAGCAGATCGTCTCTTCGCTGCACGAAACCCATGCCGCGTCGTCCGGGCCCTACACCGGCGCGGCGAACGGCCATGATGCCGTCGGCCGTCACCCCGGCACCAAGTTCATCGCCGTGCGCTTCGGCAATGTCTTTGGCTCCAACGGCTCGGTGGCGACCATCTTCCAGGCCCAGATCGAGGCCGGCGGTCCGGTCACCATCACCGACCGGCGCATGACCCGCTATTTCATGACGGTGGCGGAAGCCGTCGACCTCGTCATAATGTCGGCTGCCGACGCCCAGCAGCGCCAGGGCGAGGACTATGCCATCTACATGCTCGACATGGGGAAACCCGTGCCGATCCTCGAAGTCGCCGAAACCATGATCCGCATGGCCGGCAAGAGCCCTCATACCGACATTCCGATCCGCTTCACAGGCATCAGGCCCGGCGAAAAGCTGCACGAGGCGCTGCATGGCGAGGACGAGGAGATCGTCAAGCTCGACACCGCCAAGGTCTTCGGCCTCAGGACCGATGTCGTGAAATGGCCCAAAATCCAGGCGGCACTTGCCGCGCTGCAGGCCGCCATGCGGGATCAGGACAAGGCTGCCGCCCTTGCCGTGCTGGCGGGGCTTCACCAGCCGGAAGAAGATGCCGATCTCGCGCGTGCGCAGGCAGGGCCAAAAACGGCGGAACAGACGGGTTAG
- a CDS encoding ABC transporter ATP-binding protein, which yields MAYISIENLTVEFAVFGANSRSLKNSIVSQATGGRVMAGARDIVTVRAIDSLNLEIKDGDRVGLIGHNGSGKTTLLRVLAGIYKPTRGAITMEGRIGALLDPNAGIDLESTGIENIYLRGYMLGMSRREIAAKLDDIAEFTELGEFLALPMRTYSAGMFARLAFAISTAVHNDILLIDEGIGAGDAAFQKKAQRRIEGLFDRTPIVILASHSEGLISEFCNRRIEMEHGVLKSAA from the coding sequence ATGGCGTATATTTCGATCGAAAACCTAACGGTTGAATTCGCGGTTTTCGGTGCCAATTCGCGGTCGCTCAAGAACAGTATTGTGTCCCAGGCGACTGGCGGCCGTGTCATGGCCGGAGCGCGAGACATCGTAACCGTGCGCGCCATCGACAGCCTCAATCTCGAAATCAAGGACGGTGACCGGGTCGGCCTGATCGGTCACAATGGCTCGGGCAAGACGACGCTTCTGCGTGTCCTTGCCGGTATCTACAAGCCGACACGCGGGGCCATTACGATGGAAGGGCGCATTGGGGCATTGCTGGACCCCAATGCGGGCATAGATCTCGAATCGACGGGCATCGAGAACATCTATCTTCGCGGCTATATGCTGGGGATGAGTCGGCGCGAAATCGCTGCCAAGCTCGACGATATCGCTGAATTCACCGAACTCGGCGAGTTCCTGGCCCTCCCAATGCGAACCTATTCGGCCGGTATGTTCGCGCGACTCGCCTTCGCAATCTCGACCGCCGTTCATAATGACATCCTGCTGATCGACGAAGGAATCGGTGCCGGCGACGCCGCCTTCCAGAAAAAGGCTCAGCGGCGGATTGAAGGGCTCTTCGATCGCACACCGATCGTCATCCTGGCGAGCCACTCCGAAGGGCTGATCTCGGAATTCTGCAATCGCCGCATCGAGATGGAGCACGGCGTGTTGAAGTCGGCAGCGTAG
- a CDS encoding glycosyltransferase family 2 protein, which yields MAVLLGTKDGAAFIGEQLASLLAQSWPLVDLWISDDGSTDGTTSIVESWRTRWNKGRVTLVDGPREGFAANFRSMIVDPRIHADYYAFCDQDDVWEPDRLESAIRWMQAQAAQTPLLFCSRTATITETGVQAGYSPLFRRPPSFRNALVQSIAGGNTMLLNRAARELLAKASATTEFVSHDWWAYLIVTAAGGMVRYEPRPLVRYRQHATNLVGANASWKARFSRIGRLFKGQLASWTDTNLNGLAVNRDLLTHDAALCLRLFIKARKGNVLRRFRLLGRSGVYRQTFMGTLGLYLAFLWRRI from the coding sequence GTGGCCGTTCTTTTGGGCACCAAGGACGGCGCGGCATTCATCGGTGAGCAATTGGCATCCCTGCTCGCGCAATCATGGCCTCTCGTCGATCTCTGGATTTCCGACGACGGCTCGACCGACGGCACGACCTCGATCGTCGAGTCGTGGCGGACCCGCTGGAACAAGGGCCGGGTGACGCTGGTGGACGGCCCGCGAGAAGGCTTCGCGGCCAATTTCCGCTCGATGATCGTCGATCCGCGCATCCACGCCGACTACTACGCGTTCTGCGATCAGGACGATGTCTGGGAGCCGGACCGGCTGGAGAGCGCCATCCGCTGGATGCAGGCGCAGGCCGCGCAAACACCGCTGCTGTTCTGTTCCAGGACCGCGACCATCACGGAGACCGGCGTTCAGGCCGGCTATTCGCCGCTCTTTCGGCGTCCGCCTTCGTTTCGCAACGCTCTGGTGCAGAGCATCGCCGGCGGCAACACCATGCTGCTCAACCGCGCCGCGCGCGAGCTTTTGGCGAAGGCATCGGCAACAACCGAATTCGTCAGCCACGACTGGTGGGCCTATCTTATCGTGACCGCCGCCGGCGGCATGGTCCGCTACGAGCCGCGGCCGCTCGTGCGGTACCGCCAGCATGCGACGAACCTGGTCGGCGCCAATGCCTCCTGGAAGGCGAGGTTTTCGAGAATCGGGCGCCTGTTCAAGGGCCAGCTCGCCTCATGGACCGATACCAATCTCAATGGCCTTGCCGTCAACCGGGACCTGCTCACACACGACGCAGCACTTTGCCTTCGCCTGTTCATCAAGGCGCGAAAGGGCAATGTTCTCAGACGATTCAGGCTGCTCGGCAGAAGTGGGGTCTACAGGCAGACCTTCATGGGCACGTTGGGGCTGTACCTCGCATTCCTCTGGCGCCGGATCTGA